Proteins encoded within one genomic window of Companilactobacillus zhachilii:
- a CDS encoding restriction endonuclease subunit S, with protein sequence MAKIVGGGTPSTKVSNYWDGEIDWYTPSEIGDRTYLKQSEKKITSSGLDNSSAQLLPVGTVLFTSRAGIGKTAILKKTSTTNQGFQSIVPNLKLLKSYYIFSLTSKLKKYGEINGAGSTFIEVSGKQMAKMDLMLPSLKEQDDISDLLKTADKIIILSRKKLTMYESLKKYLLQNLFPSDGEKIPNVRFADFSGDWEQHKLGKITNIFDGTHQTPSYTKEGVMFLSVEDIRTLHSKKFISEMDFKKDFKISPKASDILMTRIGDVGTTNVVNYNGNIAYYVSLALLQKKDTDSLFLNYCISSPAVQREIWKRTLQVAFPRKINKNEIKKIPINISKKEEQIKIGKIFSKIDFCLYTAKKQLSLYKNMKKYYTQKLLV encoded by the coding sequence GTGGCTAAAATTGTAGGGGGAGGTACTCCAAGTACAAAAGTTTCTAATTACTGGGATGGAGAGATTGATTGGTATACACCATCAGAAATAGGCGACAGAACTTACTTAAAACAAAGTGAAAAGAAAATTACAAGTAGTGGTTTAGATAATAGTTCTGCTCAATTACTTCCCGTTGGAACAGTATTATTTACTTCTCGTGCCGGTATAGGAAAAACTGCAATTTTAAAAAAAACTAGTACAACTAATCAGGGATTTCAATCAATAGTACCAAACTTAAAATTACTCAAAAGTTACTATATTTTTTCTCTCACCTCAAAGTTAAAAAAATATGGCGAGATTAACGGTGCTGGATCAACCTTTATAGAAGTTTCTGGTAAACAAATGGCAAAAATGGACCTTATGTTACCATCTTTAAAGGAACAGGATGATATTAGTGATCTATTGAAAACAGCGGATAAAATAATTATTTTAAGCAGAAAAAAATTAACGATGTACGAAAGTTTAAAAAAGTATTTATTACAGAATCTTTTCCCCTCAGATGGGGAAAAGATTCCTAATGTGAGATTTGCTGATTTTAGTGGAGATTGGGAACAGCATAAGTTAGGTAAGATAACTAATATTTTTGATGGAACACATCAAACACCTTCTTACACCAAAGAGGGTGTAATGTTTTTATCTGTAGAAGATATAAGAACATTGCATTCTAAAAAATTTATATCCGAAATGGATTTTAAAAAAGACTTTAAAATAAGTCCAAAGGCTAGTGATATTTTAATGACACGTATCGGAGATGTTGGTACTACAAATGTCGTTAACTATAATGGAAATATTGCTTATTATGTAAGTTTGGCTTTATTGCAAAAAAAAGATACTGATTCTTTATTTTTAAATTATTGTATATCTAGTCCAGCCGTTCAAAGAGAAATTTGGAAGCGAACGTTACAGGTCGCCTTTCCTAGAAAGATAAATAAGAATGAAATAAAAAAAATACCAATAAATATATCCAAAAAGGAAGAACAAATTAAAATCGGAAAAATATTTAGTAAAATAGATTTTTGTTTATATACTGCAAAAAAGCAACTATCGTTGTACAAAAATATGAAAAAATATTATACGCAAAAATTGTTAGTTTAA
- the asnA gene encoding aspartate--ammonia ligase — protein MDLIIPKDYDPKLSVKETQKAIQYIRETFQDEFGKELNLSRLSAPMMVEKGTGLNDNLNGVESPVSFTMKGIPGETIEIVHSLAKWKRLALKRYHFGMHEGIYTNMNAIRKDEDLDNIHSIYVDQWDWEKIIAKDERTTATLESTVRQIFKVIKHMEHEVWYKFPKAVHHLPDEIHFVTTQELEDRWPDKTPKEREDAICKELGCVFLMQIGGPMKSGKRHDGRAPDYDDWKLNGDILFWYEPLQKALEISSMGIRVSEESMREQLKMAHAEDRASLPFHKMLLAGELPYTIGGGIGQSRLCMLLLGKAHVGEVQAAVWPEDLRKKCDENGIHLL, from the coding sequence ATGGATTTGATTATACCTAAGGACTATGATCCAAAACTATCAGTGAAAGAAACACAAAAAGCTATCCAATACATTCGTGAAACATTTCAAGATGAATTTGGTAAAGAATTAAATTTATCACGTCTATCAGCACCAATGATGGTCGAAAAAGGTACTGGATTGAACGATAACCTTAATGGTGTCGAATCCCCTGTTTCCTTTACTATGAAAGGTATTCCTGGTGAAACAATCGAAATCGTTCACTCATTGGCTAAATGGAAACGTCTAGCTTTGAAACGTTATCATTTTGGCATGCATGAAGGTATTTATACTAACATGAACGCTATCAGAAAAGATGAAGATCTTGATAACATTCACTCAATTTACGTCGACCAATGGGATTGGGAAAAAATCATTGCTAAAGATGAACGTACAACTGCAACTTTGGAAAGTACAGTTCGTCAAATTTTCAAAGTTATCAAACATATGGAACACGAAGTTTGGTACAAATTCCCTAAGGCTGTCCACCACTTACCAGACGAAATTCACTTTGTAACAACACAAGAACTCGAAGACCGTTGGCCTGACAAGACACCTAAGGAACGTGAAGATGCTATTTGTAAAGAATTAGGCTGTGTCTTCTTAATGCAAATCGGTGGACCAATGAAGAGTGGCAAACGTCATGATGGCCGTGCCCCTGATTACGATGACTGGAAACTAAACGGTGATATCTTATTCTGGTACGAACCTCTACAAAAGGCTTTGGAAATCTCAAGTATGGGTATCCGTGTTAGTGAAGAATCAATGAGAGAACAATTGAAGATGGCTCATGCCGAAGATCGTGCTTCATTGCCATTCCATAAAATGTTACTAGCTGGCGAACTACCATATACAATCGGTGGTGGTATCGGACAATCACGTCTATGTATGTTATTGCTCGGTAAAGCTCACGTTGGTGAAGTGCAAGCTGCTGTTTGGCCTGAAGATTTACGTAAGAAATGTGATGAAAATGGCATTCACTTGCTATAA
- a CDS encoding LysE/ArgO family amino acid transporter, producing MNFFLQGLTMGIAYDAPIGLANLFVINAALTQTRRKSFLTTLIIIIFDISLAFACFFGIGAVMKKFEWLQLAILLIGSLIVIYMGINLLRAQTTDISAEANPEMTLFKTITSAFVVIWFNPQAIIDGSMMLGAFQVTLPDYSYPIFIAGVGIASALWFIVLNAVVHKFKDKFNAKVLRIINLVCGVIIILYGGKLLFNFVTLLMH from the coding sequence ATGAACTTCTTTTTACAAGGGTTAACAATGGGAATTGCTTATGATGCTCCAATTGGTTTGGCAAATCTTTTTGTCATCAATGCGGCATTAACACAAACACGTCGTAAATCATTTTTAACAACATTAATTATCATTATTTTTGACATATCACTCGCCTTCGCTTGCTTTTTTGGTATCGGTGCAGTTATGAAAAAATTTGAGTGGCTGCAATTAGCAATTTTACTAATAGGTAGTTTGATCGTCATCTATATGGGAATTAATCTCTTGCGCGCTCAAACAACTGATATTAGCGCTGAAGCAAATCCAGAAATGACACTTTTTAAAACTATAACTTCGGCTTTTGTTGTAATTTGGTTCAATCCACAAGCTATTATTGACGGATCAATGATGCTGGGAGCATTTCAAGTTACTTTACCTGATTATAGCTATCCAATTTTTATTGCCGGAGTGGGAATTGCCTCGGCGCTTTGGTTTATTGTTTTGAACGCCGTTGTCCACAAATTCAAAGATAAATTTAACGCTAAAGTTTTGCGGATCATTAACTTGGTTTGTGGCGTAATTATTATTTTGTACGGCGGAAAATTATTATTTAATTTTGTTACTTTATTAATGCACTAA
- a CDS encoding PLP-dependent aminotransferase family protein, with amino-acid sequence MKRVRPIQIAWKPNKQISIPVYRQIVQYICDKVANGEWPIGSRLPSQRALAESFSVNRSTISTAIDELTSYGIIAGKSGAGTQIVSNTWALMLPTKPSWKKLISSGSLQENNRRMQQINRLEFAPDIVRLGTGELDPRLFPQKMWTEVLQKMSVEITSLGYAEPLGIMELRQAIVEHMRQFGINVSTKNILITSGALQGLQLIASCMLKDGSTVFTEAPTYLKSLQMFQSAGLNLKGIPMDHDGLEYWQIEKQLHFDESSILYTIPTNQNPTGITMSNIRRKELMNFCIKNRLPIIEDGAYQELCFDDEIAVPLKAIDENGMVMYLGSASKTLAPGLRIGWVIASEPVIQRLGDAKMQMDYGASSLSQLVFAEFLKSGKYGQYLANLKQVLKKRRDNALATLGKYFEDIAVWDIPIGGFYIWLTFNEDVEVDGLFEKALDKGILLNPGDIYDFKHNRSLRLSFAYVTCEEF; translated from the coding sequence ATGAAACGAGTGCGCCCAATCCAAATTGCTTGGAAACCCAATAAGCAAATTTCTATCCCAGTTTATCGGCAAATTGTTCAATATATTTGTGATAAAGTCGCTAATGGTGAATGGCCAATCGGTTCAAGATTACCATCACAACGGGCTTTAGCAGAATCATTTTCAGTCAATCGGAGTACTATTTCTACTGCAATTGATGAATTAACCTCATATGGAATCATTGCCGGTAAGTCTGGCGCTGGGACTCAAATTGTTAGTAATACCTGGGCTCTGATGCTACCAACCAAACCAAGTTGGAAGAAATTGATTTCATCTGGCTCCTTACAAGAGAATAATCGTCGTATGCAGCAAATTAATCGTCTAGAATTTGCACCTGATATTGTTCGATTGGGAACGGGGGAGTTGGATCCGAGATTATTTCCACAAAAAATGTGGACAGAGGTTTTGCAAAAAATGAGTGTTGAAATAACTTCGTTAGGATATGCCGAACCATTGGGAATCATGGAGTTGCGCCAAGCCATTGTTGAACATATGCGACAGTTTGGAATCAATGTTTCAACCAAAAATATTTTAATAACCTCAGGAGCATTGCAAGGATTGCAGTTAATTGCATCATGTATGTTGAAAGACGGAAGTACTGTTTTTACAGAGGCACCGACATATTTGAAGTCACTTCAAATGTTTCAATCAGCGGGATTGAACTTAAAAGGTATACCCATGGATCATGATGGTTTGGAGTATTGGCAAATTGAGAAGCAGTTGCATTTTGATGAATCGTCGATTTTATACACTATTCCGACCAATCAAAATCCAACAGGAATTACGATGAGTAACATACGTCGTAAAGAATTAATGAATTTTTGTATTAAAAATCGTTTGCCGATTATTGAAGATGGAGCGTATCAAGAACTGTGTTTTGATGACGAAATAGCTGTGCCATTGAAAGCTATTGATGAAAATGGAATGGTGATGTACTTAGGTAGTGCTTCGAAAACCTTAGCACCTGGATTGAGAATCGGTTGGGTAATTGCATCCGAACCAGTTATTCAACGACTGGGCGATGCTAAAATGCAAATGGATTACGGGGCAAGTTCGTTGTCACAGTTAGTGTTTGCGGAATTTTTGAAAAGTGGTAAATATGGTCAATATTTAGCCAATCTGAAGCAAGTTTTAAAGAAACGACGAGATAATGCATTGGCAACATTGGGTAAATATTTCGAGGATATCGCTGTTTGGGATATTCCGATTGGAGGTTTTTATATTTGGTTGACCTTCAATGAAGACGTTGAAGTTGATGGTTTGTTTGAAAAAGCTCTTGATAAAGGAATTCTTTTGAATCCTGGTGATATTTATGATTTTAAACATAATCGGTCATTAAGATTATCATTTGCTTATGTTACTTGTGAGGAATTTTGA
- a CDS encoding PTS sugar transporter subunit IIB: protein MSVVLARIDQRLIHGITVNQWNRELHPKRFMVVDDEVSQNEMVKASMRMSKPAGTGMSIINTEKAINNFKAGKYDSHTVFIIAKEPSTILDLINGGVDIPEVNVGALFEEDNRVPYTKRVALNKEEVEVLKAIAEKGIPVFFEYTPDDDDKVSLTDVLKKKGEN, encoded by the coding sequence ATGTCTGTAGTATTAGCTAGAATAGATCAACGTTTGATTCATGGAATTACGGTAAATCAATGGAATCGTGAACTACATCCAAAACGTTTCATGGTTGTTGATGACGAAGTTAGTCAAAATGAAATGGTTAAAGCTAGCATGAGGATGAGTAAACCCGCCGGAACGGGGATGTCCATTATTAATACTGAAAAAGCTATCAATAATTTTAAAGCTGGTAAATATGATTCGCATACAGTATTTATTATTGCTAAAGAACCAAGCACCATTTTGGATTTGATTAATGGTGGCGTTGATATTCCCGAAGTTAATGTTGGGGCACTATTTGAAGAAGATAATCGGGTACCATATACGAAGCGTGTTGCATTGAATAAAGAAGAAGTTGAAGTTTTAAAGGCAATTGCAGAAAAGGGTATCCCTGTATTCTTTGAATATACTCCAGATGACGATGACAAAGTTTCACTTACAGATGTTTTAAAGAAGAAGGGAGAGAATTAG
- a CDS encoding PTS mannose/fructose/sorbose/N-acetylgalactosamine transporter subunit IIC, translated as MPVFLQNVLVILLAAYMAWDNGTGNQVTGNWPVIIGMLVGLIMGDVSVGLVIGGTLQLMSLGVAAIGGSSIPEYGVATIVGVFLAIRTGASTGTAIAVGLPVGMLTLQFDVIMKIINNFFAHWSQRLLHEKKFEKMDLVFYLTVFCWMLKYVIPITLVVLFGTPIVKAVLHIIPTWFTNGLTIAGGMLPVVGIGMLLRYMPVKKYLTYLILGFVAAAYVKIPVLGIALIGGAAAYAIYRHNAEKLTQQSVAATENDVQDDEGDDFDE; from the coding sequence ATGCCAGTCTTTCTACAAAATGTTTTAGTAATCCTTTTAGCCGCATATATGGCTTGGGATAATGGTACAGGTAATCAAGTTACAGGTAATTGGCCAGTTATTATTGGTATGCTCGTTGGATTGATTATGGGGGATGTCAGTGTAGGGTTAGTTATCGGTGGTACATTGCAATTGATGTCTCTTGGTGTTGCAGCCATTGGTGGTTCTTCGATTCCTGAGTACGGTGTTGCTACGATTGTAGGTGTGTTTCTAGCAATTAGAACAGGTGCAAGTACTGGTACTGCAATTGCTGTAGGTTTGCCAGTTGGAATGTTAACACTACAATTTGATGTCATTATGAAAATTATTAATAATTTTTTCGCACATTGGTCACAAAGATTATTACATGAGAAGAAATTTGAAAAAATGGATTTGGTTTTTTATCTAACAGTTTTCTGTTGGATGCTTAAATATGTAATTCCTATTACACTGGTTGTCTTGTTTGGTACTCCCATCGTTAAGGCTGTGCTACATATTATTCCAACTTGGTTTACAAATGGATTAACCATTGCCGGAGGAATGTTACCAGTTGTTGGTATTGGTATGTTATTACGTTACATGCCGGTTAAGAAGTATCTAACATATTTGATTTTAGGATTCGTGGCTGCAGCATACGTTAAAATTCCAGTTTTGGGTATTGCCCTTATTGGTGGAGCAGCAGCTTATGCTATTTACAGACATAACGCTGAGAAGCTGACACAACAATCAGTTGCTGCTACAGAAAATGATGTCCAAGATGACGAAGGAGACGATTTTGATGAGTAA